A single region of the Halonatronomonas betaini genome encodes:
- a CDS encoding cation:proton antiporter produces MILGIFMILITGYLAGRLAAKLKLPPLIGMLFAGILIGPFGLDILPEVILNISDEIRLLVLLIILFKAGLGLDRRKLEQEGSVALRLGFLPATLETIVVAVAARYFLGWDWITAGLLGWIICAASPAVIVPMMLKLKAKGFGAEKGIPDLVLAGGTLSDVIAVTMFGIFLTISVEGGLANGLLMELSQIPIQIILGLLIGYLAGRLVKALFDRTELASTDMGEIIISLAVALLLLIGEDFLPYSEFLAIMTYGFILLEIDTVLARRIRSEVDKLWNAGEIFLFVLIGSAVNLEIMFESGLVGLAIIFLGLIVGRTAGIYLSAWGSRLNFKERNFMMVGQMAKATVQAAIGGIPLAAGLPEGEYILAISVLAILVTAPLGAFGIDFFAPRLLKKGEIDPTKISVHEDYRFLVAIDQTRLAREALKEAARLARQVDGELIILNIEQPDKPNISQKELEEELQAAKDIEHEIIFKVSADPARTIIDIAEKYNIDYIYLGKYGDTGERHKVAGVDNVVGGVARLVGSMAEIPVILVEKSETDAGNS; encoded by the coding sequence ATGATTTTAGGGATATTTATGATATTGATAACAGGCTATCTGGCAGGGAGGCTGGCTGCTAAATTAAAGCTACCGCCTCTGATTGGTATGTTATTTGCGGGAATCTTAATCGGTCCATTTGGTCTGGATATATTGCCAGAAGTAATCTTAAATATATCAGATGAGATAAGATTACTGGTATTATTAATAATTCTATTTAAAGCTGGTTTAGGACTTGACCGGAGAAAGCTGGAGCAGGAAGGCTCTGTGGCTTTAAGACTCGGGTTTTTGCCTGCAACTTTAGAGACTATTGTTGTTGCAGTTGCTGCCAGGTATTTCTTAGGCTGGGACTGGATTACGGCAGGTCTTTTAGGCTGGATAATCTGTGCAGCATCTCCGGCAGTTATTGTGCCGATGATGTTAAAGCTTAAGGCAAAGGGTTTTGGAGCAGAAAAGGGAATTCCTGATCTGGTTCTGGCTGGAGGAACTTTAAGTGATGTTATTGCTGTGACAATGTTTGGGATTTTTCTGACGATTTCAGTGGAAGGAGGACTGGCCAATGGCCTCTTGATGGAGTTAAGTCAGATTCCGATTCAGATCATTTTAGGACTGTTGATCGGTTATCTTGCTGGCCGGCTGGTTAAGGCTTTATTTGATAGGACAGAACTGGCCAGTACAGATATGGGGGAGATTATTATTTCCCTGGCAGTTGCCTTATTATTATTGATCGGTGAAGATTTCCTCCCCTATTCAGAATTTCTGGCAATTATGACCTATGGCTTTATATTATTAGAAATTGATACAGTTCTGGCCAGAAGAATAAGATCTGAGGTTGATAAGCTCTGGAATGCCGGTGAGATCTTCTTATTTGTTTTAATTGGTTCAGCAGTTAATTTAGAAATCATGTTTGAATCAGGCTTAGTTGGTCTGGCTATTATATTCCTGGGATTAATAGTTGGAAGAACAGCTGGTATTTATCTGTCTGCCTGGGGTTCCAGATTGAATTTTAAGGAGAGAAACTTTATGATGGTTGGCCAGATGGCCAAGGCGACTGTTCAGGCTGCAATTGGTGGGATCCCTTTAGCTGCCGGGCTGCCAGAGGGAGAGTATATTCTGGCTATCTCTGTTCTGGCAATACTTGTGACTGCACCTTTAGGGGCATTCGGGATTGACTTTTTTGCTCCCAGATTACTTAAAAAAGGTGAGATAGACCCGACCAAAATCAGTGTCCATGAGGATTACCGTTTTTTAGTTGCAATTGATCAGACCAGGCTAGCCAGGGAGGCATTAAAGGAGGCGGCAAGGCTGGCCCGACAGGTAGATGGTGAATTAATAATATTAAATATTGAGCAGCCTGATAAACCGAATATTTCTCAAAAGGAACTAGAAGAAGAGTTACAGGCGGCAAAGGATATCGAGCATGAAATTATCTTTAAAGTATCCGCTGACCCGGCCAGGACAATTATCGATATAGCAGAAAAGTATAATATTGATTATATTTATTTAGGCAAATATGGTGACACCGGCGAGAGGCATAAAGTTGCTGGGGTTGATAATGTTGTTGGCGGTGTAGCCAGGTTGGTTGGAAGTATGGCTGAAATACCGGTTATTTTAGTTGAAAAATCAGAGACTGATGCTGGTAATAGTTAA
- a CDS encoding encapsulin-associated ferritin-like protein, with protein sequence MSGEYHERYEDLPQEAIEYHRIIKSVIEEMEAVDWYNQRAAVTKDEDVRKIVSHNRDEEIEHACMGLEWLRRNSETWDEYLREFLFRDGDITEHGHEHDEEDDHDDHDDHDSGSDGSLGIGSLKEGK encoded by the coding sequence ATGAGCGGAGAGTACCATGAGAGATATGAAGATTTGCCACAGGAAGCAATTGAATATCATCGGATTATTAAGAGTGTGATTGAAGAAATGGAGGCTGTTGACTGGTATAATCAGAGAGCAGCAGTGACTAAAGATGAAGATGTTCGGAAGATTGTTTCTCATAATAGGGATGAGGAGATTGAACATGCCTGTATGGGTTTAGAATGGTTACGGAGAAATAGTGAGACCTGGGATGAATACTTACGGGAATTTCTATTTAGAGATGGAGATATAACCGAGCATGGCCATGAGCATGATGAGGAAGATGATCACGATGATCATGATGATCATGATTCAGGTTCAGATGGCTCACTAGGTATTGGCAGTTTAAAGGAGGGAAAATAA
- a CDS encoding family 1 encapsulin nanocompartment shell protein yields the protein MVDILNRSLAPIPVEAWEFLDEEAKEVLELRLTARKVVEFEGPLGLDVSSINTGRMKKISGDGAEFRSREALNLVEVELPVKIDRAEIDAFARGAEDADSDPVRDAAKKLAEIENKAIFFGMPEAGIEGIIPLSKEEHDPIKIEEDRSSFFSAIFTAREKLLEEGIEGPYNILMGTKHYNLMNKLESACYPLFKKIEDLVGSEIIYVPELEDNSVMLAAGDDFELFVGQDVSLGFKNYDADSLDLFLFETFTFRVNGPEAAITFE from the coding sequence ATGGTTGATATTCTAAATCGTTCACTTGCTCCGATTCCAGTAGAAGCCTGGGAATTTCTTGATGAAGAGGCTAAAGAAGTATTAGAGTTAAGACTGACAGCCAGGAAAGTTGTTGAATTTGAAGGGCCTTTAGGTCTTGATGTCTCATCAATTAATACTGGACGGATGAAGAAAATTTCTGGTGATGGTGCTGAATTCAGGAGCAGAGAAGCTTTGAATTTAGTGGAAGTTGAACTGCCTGTTAAGATTGATAGAGCAGAGATAGATGCATTTGCCAGGGGAGCAGAAGATGCTGATTCAGATCCTGTTAGAGATGCTGCTAAGAAATTAGCTGAGATTGAAAATAAGGCTATCTTCTTTGGTATGCCTGAGGCAGGAATTGAAGGAATTATTCCTCTATCAAAAGAGGAACATGATCCGATTAAGATTGAAGAGGATCGCTCATCTTTCTTCTCGGCAATCTTTACTGCCAGAGAAAAACTATTAGAAGAGGGAATTGAAGGCCCTTATAATATTCTAATGGGTACCAAACATTATAATTTAATGAATAAATTAGAATCAGCCTGTTATCCACTCTTTAAGAAGATAGAGGATCTAGTCGGTTCAGAGATTATTTATGTTCCTGAATTAGAGGATAATAGTGTAATGCTGGCAGCTGGCGATGATTTTGAACTATTTGTTGGCCAGGATGTCTCTTTAGGCTTTAAAAATTATGATGCTGATTCACTGGACCTATTTCTCTTTGAAACATTTACCTTTAGAGTTAATGGGCCTGAAGCAGCTATTACCTTTGAATAA
- a CDS encoding ABC transporter ATP-binding protein: protein MSNKDDKEREYSYTYSQLLKKFYAHYLSRYKKEFFGVQFLHIVGAVLVLIPPLIMREIIDDAIPAGNVNRIFGLVGIALAVFLVDAIVKNITIFHGHRIAQEIVRDMRDDLYQQYQRLSMKFHDNKKTGELMSRIVDDLNKLQEFIHHGPEAMIGSVVLLGGTVIIMLTLDVRLTLVTLTFVPFLFIFAKKLIDKMHKAFRKTREAKADLNDRLEDNLAGIKVIKAFASEDSELERFRMKTQQHTDYRLTAIRYISILFPGSRLFNAMGVLAVLSYGGYLSATGAMTVGTIVAFYGYLQQFREPLLRLVTMSEGLSDFFANTERYFDHSDLSPDITKTIGGKPGKEPIKGRVEFKDVHFSYNDDEVVLNNISLKSEPKETIALVGPSGAGKTSIVRLIPRLYEVEDGGVLIDGKDVKDYSVRELRNSIAMVMQDDYLFSDSVRQNISYGKPGASEEEIIEAAKAANAHEFITEFKHGYDQQVGQRGLMLSGGQRQRVALARAFLKDPGILILDEATSAVDLETEKLIQDAVERLTSSRTTFVIAHRLSTIVNADKIIFIEDGQVKEQGNHNELMDLDGEYARFYKMQFDSPAAS from the coding sequence ATGTCAAATAAAGATGATAAAGAAAGAGAATATAGTTACACCTACAGTCAATTACTAAAAAAGTTTTATGCCCATTATTTATCTCGTTATAAGAAGGAGTTTTTTGGAGTTCAGTTCCTCCATATAGTTGGTGCTGTCCTCGTTTTAATACCCCCTCTTATTATGAGAGAAATAATTGATGATGCAATCCCGGCAGGCAATGTCAATAGAATCTTTGGCCTGGTCGGTATAGCCCTGGCAGTCTTTTTAGTTGATGCCATTGTCAAAAATATTACTATTTTTCATGGCCATCGCATCGCCCAGGAGATAGTCCGGGATATGCGAGACGACCTCTATCAGCAGTATCAACGATTATCAATGAAATTCCATGATAATAAAAAAACCGGGGAATTGATGTCAAGAATCGTAGATGACTTAAATAAACTCCAGGAATTTATCCACCATGGCCCTGAAGCCATGATTGGCTCAGTCGTACTCCTTGGTGGTACAGTTATTATTATGCTGACCCTGGATGTAAGATTAACCCTTGTAACCTTAACCTTTGTACCTTTTCTATTTATATTTGCCAAAAAATTAATCGATAAGATGCATAAGGCCTTCAGAAAGACCAGAGAGGCCAAGGCAGATCTAAATGATCGTCTGGAAGATAACCTGGCAGGCATTAAAGTTATAAAAGCCTTTGCCAGCGAAGATAGTGAGCTTGAAAGGTTCAGAATGAAGACCCAGCAACATACAGATTATAGATTAACAGCTATCCGTTATATCAGCATTTTATTCCCGGGCTCAAGACTATTTAATGCCATGGGAGTCCTGGCAGTCTTAAGTTACGGTGGTTATCTATCAGCAACTGGAGCCATGACAGTCGGTACAATTGTTGCCTTTTATGGTTATCTCCAGCAGTTTAGAGAGCCATTGTTAAGACTTGTTACAATGTCAGAGGGTTTAAGTGACTTTTTTGCCAATACAGAAAGATATTTCGACCACAGCGATCTTTCGCCTGATATCACCAAAACCATCGGCGGCAAACCAGGTAAAGAACCAATTAAAGGTCGTGTTGAATTTAAAGACGTCCACTTTTCATATAATGATGATGAGGTTGTTTTAAATAATATCAGCCTAAAATCCGAGCCAAAGGAGACTATTGCTCTTGTCGGTCCCAGTGGTGCAGGCAAGACCAGCATAGTCCGCTTAATTCCAAGGCTCTATGAAGTAGAAGATGGCGGGGTCTTAATCGATGGCAAAGATGTCAAAGATTATTCTGTCAGAGAACTGAGAAACTCAATCGCAATGGTCATGCAGGATGATTATCTCTTCTCTGATTCTGTCAGACAGAATATTTCATATGGTAAGCCCGGGGCATCTGAAGAAGAAATAATTGAAGCTGCTAAAGCAGCCAATGCCCATGAGTTCATAACTGAGTTCAAACATGGCTATGACCAGCAGGTTGGCCAGCGTGGTTTAATGCTTTCCGGTGGACAGCGCCAGCGGGTAGCTCTGGCCAGGGCATTCTTAAAAGATCCAGGTATCTTAATTTTAGATGAAGCCACATCAGCTGTCGACCTGGAGACAGAAAAACTGATCCAGGATGCCGTTGAACGCCTGACATCAAGCAGAACAACATTTGTAATAGCCCACAGGCTATCAACTATTGTCAATGCCGATAAGATCATCTTTATCGAAGATGGCCAGGTTAAAGAACAGGGCAACCATAACGAACTAATGGATCTTGACGGCGAATATGCCCGTTTCTATAAGATGCAATTCGATAGCCCGGCTGCAAGCTAA
- a CDS encoding RtcB family protein — MTFYKFPVEENMNCPVYLFASKEIYAEIEKTALNQLLNASTLPGVEVVVGMPDLHQGYGLPIGGVMAAARNGPISPGAVGFDINCGVRLLKTGLKASDLKDKNIILRRLQQAIPAGVGEGSNLNFSEREFKEILANGVSKLIEAGYVSRKAAANCEDNGNFKEADPDTVSSQAISRGIEQLNTLGSGNHFVELQEVASVSDSDELEEGDLMVMVHTGSRGFGHQVATDYIDLAKKTRDKYGLSFPTNNLAFFPWDSKEGRNYLGAMGAAANFAYANRTFLTESIKRVFTELYPDSYIELFYDHTHNIAREEKHVVNGKEMDLLVHRKGATRLASGGKALIPGSMGTGSYVVKSADSENTRLSLNSTAHGAGRKMSRTQAKKSISRQDHMRSLGDVEVVSAGKNILDESPLAYKDITEVISSLQISDLAYPVAQLKPLLCIKG, encoded by the coding sequence ATGACTTTTTATAAGTTTCCAGTTGAAGAAAATATGAATTGTCCGGTCTATTTATTTGCCTCAAAGGAAATTTATGCTGAGATAGAGAAGACAGCCTTAAATCAGCTATTAAATGCTTCAACATTGCCAGGAGTTGAAGTTGTTGTTGGTATGCCAGACTTGCATCAGGGTTATGGACTTCCGATCGGTGGTGTAATGGCTGCAGCCAGGAATGGACCTATTTCTCCTGGAGCTGTTGGATTTGATATAAACTGCGGGGTCAGATTATTAAAGACTGGTTTAAAGGCCTCTGATCTCAAGGATAAAAATATAATTTTGAGAAGATTACAGCAGGCGATACCGGCAGGAGTTGGTGAGGGTTCTAATCTAAATTTTAGTGAGCGAGAATTTAAAGAGATTCTGGCTAATGGAGTCAGCAAATTAATAGAAGCAGGTTATGTATCCAGAAAAGCAGCTGCAAATTGCGAAGATAATGGGAATTTTAAAGAGGCTGATCCTGATACTGTTTCCAGTCAGGCTATCAGCCGGGGAATTGAGCAGTTAAATACCCTGGGTTCTGGCAATCACTTTGTTGAACTGCAGGAGGTTGCCAGTGTTTCAGATAGTGATGAATTAGAAGAGGGAGATTTAATGGTGATGGTCCATACAGGTTCCAGAGGCTTTGGCCATCAGGTGGCTACAGATTATATAGATCTGGCTAAAAAGACTAGGGATAAGTATGGTTTGAGTTTTCCAACCAATAATTTAGCCTTTTTTCCCTGGGATAGTAAAGAAGGAAGAAATTATTTGGGAGCTATGGGTGCTGCAGCTAATTTTGCCTATGCCAACAGAACCTTTTTGACAGAGAGTATTAAAAGGGTATTTACTGAGCTTTATCCTGATAGTTATATCGAACTTTTTTATGATCATACCCATAATATTGCCAGGGAAGAAAAGCATGTTGTTAATGGTAAGGAGATGGATCTATTAGTCCATAGAAAGGGAGCAACCAGGCTTGCTTCAGGTGGCAAGGCATTAATACCAGGCTCAATGGGTACTGGCAGTTATGTTGTAAAATCAGCTGATTCTGAAAACACCAGGCTTTCTTTGAATTCAACAGCCCATGGCGCTGGTCGGAAGATGAGCAGAACCCAGGCTAAGAAATCTATCAGTAGACAGGATCATATGCGGAGTTTAGGAGATGTTGAGGTTGTATCTGCTGGCAAGAATATTCTTGATGAATCACCTCTTGCCTATAAAGATATCACAGAAGTGATTAGTTCTTTACAGATTAGTGACCTGGCCTATCCAGTTGCCCAGTTAAAGCCTCTATTATGTATAAAAGGCTAA
- a CDS encoding protein-L-isoaspartate(D-aspartate) O-methyltransferase: MTDDFYEARINMIDRQIKNRKIDDSEILEAFKAVPRHEFVPEEYQNLAYADRPLPIGNNQTISQPYIIAAMLVRLDLDDDAKVLEVGSGCGYVLAILSQIVAQVYGIERQSALVERSQRRVNQLGYDNVEIKYGDGKLGWAEKSPFDAIIVSAATSDVPEKLLDQLRLDGRMILPLGNSFSQQLVLYHKKADDKFDREKLEPVRFVPLVDGKS; this comes from the coding sequence ATGACTGATGATTTTTATGAAGCTAGAATTAATATGATAGATAGGCAGATTAAGAATAGAAAAATTGATGATAGTGAGATTTTAGAAGCTTTTAAAGCGGTACCCCGGCATGAGTTTGTACCTGAAGAATATCAGAATCTGGCCTATGCAGATAGACCATTACCGATTGGTAATAATCAAACTATCAGTCAACCATATATTATAGCTGCTATGTTAGTTAGACTAGACTTAGATGATGATGCTAAGGTCCTTGAAGTTGGGAGTGGCTGTGGCTATGTGCTGGCTATTTTAAGCCAGATTGTTGCTCAGGTCTATGGGATTGAGCGACAGTCTGCTTTAGTTGAGAGAAGCCAGAGGAGAGTAAATCAATTGGGTTATGATAATGTTGAGATTAAATATGGAGATGGTAAATTAGGCTGGGCTGAAAAGAGTCCTTTTGATGCTATTATTGTTAGTGCAGCTACCAGTGATGTTCCAGAAAAGTTGCTGGATCAATTAAGGCTAGATGGCAGGATGATTTTGCCTCTAGGAAATAGTTTTTCACAGCAGCTGGTTTTATATCATAAAAAAGCAGATGATAAATTTGATAGGGAAAAGTTAGAGCCGGTAAGGTTTGTGCCGCTGGTTGACGGTAAGTCCTGA